Part of the Spirochaeta isovalerica genome, TCAGGAAGATTGGAGAATGATTCCGATTTCCTTACAACAGCAGCTGCCATGAATATACAGAACGGTACTTCCGGATATTTCGCAGTGAACTACGGAAACAACAGAATGATTCCCAGCAGCATAACAAATGCAACAAATCAGGATCCGGCGTTCTCAAGCGCAGCATATGACGAACTCTTCCTGGAAAGACTTTTCGCACTTTCCGATGAGGGTGAAGTTTCCGATCCCCTCGTTCTGGGAAACAATATCATTGTCGCGCAGCTGGCCGGAACCCAGGAATCGACTGCGATTCCCGAAGATAGCATGGCTTATTACAAATATCAGATTGAATCTGAAATAACCGGATATATGCAGTCGGATCTTCAGAATATCGTTCTTTCTTCAGACAAACTGGAAAACAATTTTCTGAGAACTTATGCTAAAATATTTTACGCTAACTGAGGTTATTAATCAGTGAGTTCCGAATTACCCCTGACTGTAGATACAGGCAGGGGTTTTTCAATTAATTACAAAGGTCAGAGCCTTTACTCCCGTTACAATCCCTCTAAAACTCCCGAACGTATCGCTTTGAATCAGGAACTGGATGAGGATACGCTTTATCTTTTACCCTCGCCGCTCCTCATGTACGGTGTCGATATATTATTAACCCGTTTACCCGAGTCATCTTTTCTTCTGGGAATAGAATGTGATCAGGAATTGATGAAATTATCTATGAGCTCAGGGAGTCTGAAATCTCATAGCCGATTTGAACTGGTCAGACTCGATACGCGAGAACAGTTGAAAACGATGATTGACAGGTTGGGATCCTGGCGGTTCAGACGATCTAAAGCCATATTTCTCAATAGCGGCTATAATCTGAATAAAGATATTTATGATACATTAATCAACTTCGCCGCCTTGCATTTAAATACCTTCTGGAAAAACCGGCTGACTTTGAACAAACTGGGGGCTTTGTGGATTCGCAACATCTTTCAAAATCTGGAATTAGTCCAATCTGATTTACCGGATAATTCGGGTAAAATGATTGTGGTTTGCGGAGCCGGTCCTTCCCTGGACTCAACAATTAATATTATCAGAGAGCATAGGAATCATTTATATTTAATTGCTGTCGATACGGCCCTTTCAACTCTGCTCGATGCCCATATTGAACCTGATCTTGTTTTTGCCCTGGAAGCGCAATTTTATAATCTCGGGGACTTTCACAATACGGGAAGCAGCTCTTTCGAACTACTGGCGGATTTAACGTCATATCCCGCCGTATGCCGTCTCAACAATGGCCGGGTGTATTTTACCTTTACAGATTTTGCTGAAACGATTCTGATCAACCGCCTGAAAGAATTCGGGTTATCATTAATTGAAATTCCCCCATTAGGTTCAGTCGGTGTTGCCGCTGTCTATTCGGCCTTAACCATTTTCAGCGAACCGATTTTCCTGACCGGTCTTGATTTCTCTTATATTCCCGGAAAAAGTCACAGCAAAGGCAGTCCTTTTATAAAATCCATACTCAGATCGAACGACCGTTTACATCCGCTGACCAACAATTCCGGTATCAGAAGAAGAAACATAATAAAACTTCAAGGCAAGATACCAGAGACGGAAATCACAACAGATTCCATTCTGAGCGGATACGGCCGGTTGTTAAGCGAGCTGCTGAGAGACAGCAACAGGGTTTTTGATCTATCCCGGGAAGGATTCCCCCTGAATATTCCCTTTGTCGATGAGAAAGAGTTATCAGAGATCATCTCTTCTCAGGAAAATACCGGAGCAGAAATTCCCTGTAAAACAATTCACACATTTGACTCAAGGGGATTTCTGGAGAATGAG contains:
- a CDS encoding 6-hydroxymethylpterin diphosphokinase MptE-like protein; this translates as MSSELPLTVDTGRGFSINYKGQSLYSRYNPSKTPERIALNQELDEDTLYLLPSPLLMYGVDILLTRLPESSFLLGIECDQELMKLSMSSGSLKSHSRFELVRLDTREQLKTMIDRLGSWRFRRSKAIFLNSGYNLNKDIYDTLINFAALHLNTFWKNRLTLNKLGALWIRNIFQNLELVQSDLPDNSGKMIVVCGAGPSLDSTINIIREHRNHLYLIAVDTALSTLLDAHIEPDLVFALEAQFYNLGDFHNTGSSSFELLADLTSYPAVCRLNNGRVYFTFTDFAETILINRLKEFGLSLIEIPPLGSVGVAAVYSALTIFSEPIFLTGLDFSYIPGKSHSKGSPFIKSILRSNDRLHPLTNNSGIRRRNIIKLQGKIPETEITTDSILSGYGRLLSELLRDSNRVFDLSREGFPLNIPFVDEKELSEIISSQENTGAEIPCKTIHTFDSRGFLENEQNLLSFVISLWDKFIQSNNSEIPQELMNALVQVDYIYIDFPDKLPHPVNDLSFVSRAVKKAREYSGLIERILKN